A single Salvelinus fontinalis isolate EN_2023a unplaced genomic scaffold, ASM2944872v1 scaffold_0037, whole genome shotgun sequence DNA region contains:
- the LOC129842407 gene encoding integrator complex subunit 15-like isoform X1 — MMSDMRQSLLRRDALSAAKEVLYHLDIYLSGQVQNNPSPSVDTTTLELVEEFILHRRMSALQELQLLEIMCSCFQEQSRDSVRQLIFSALFTLQGNQADESRMALLGKLVSMAIAVGRVPILECAATWLQRTHPVYCRRLARVLVDDYCSLLPGSVVPTLNNLSCSCPPFCCQFITAVTTLYDLSTEELTPPVQLLQMVVSWIQDQPRLVLITLLNTPPSSSQPIGSLDLTPLAGLVRWCVKAPLAYRRDGKQGLANGTTETELEAGPLFSELHLSVLQVLLLLPGVLREKGLLGRLALLQPDQLTSLTSDLSGLLEELNPLHSDTQTHIQLTLDRLAQALQVSMAAGALLCSREDLRALCSRLPHNNLLQMVMSGPVQQSGFYPHIHTPPLGYSPRPGPLGPHPSSHSPHPSFPSQPFLPSLAFPFRPSH, encoded by the exons ATGATGAGTGATATGCGTCAGTCGTTGCTACGTCGAGATGCGCTGAGCGCCGCTAaagag GTGCTGTACCATCTGGATATCTACCTGTCTGGCCAGGTTCAGAATAACCCCTCCCCCTCGGTGGACACGACCACTCTGGAACTGGTGGAGGAGTTTATACTGCAcagg aggatgAGTGCCTTACAGGAGCTGCAGCTGTTGGAGATCATGTGCAGCTGTTTCCAGGAACAGAGTCGCGACTCTGTGAGACAACTCATCTTCTCTGCCCTGTTCACTCTACAAG GTAACCAGGCTGACGAGAGTCGCATGGCGTTGCTCGGCAAGCTAGTCTCCATGGCGATCGCTGTGGGCAGGGTCCCCATCCTGGAGTGTGCTGCTACCTGGTTACAG CGGACCCACCCTGTCTACTGTAGAAGACTAGCCAGAGTGCTCGTGGATGACTATTGTTCACTACTTCCTGGTTCCGTGGTTCCAACACTCAACAACCTCAGCTGTTCCTGTCCTCCATTCTGCTGCCAGTTCATCACTGCTGTTACCACCCTGTATGACCtctctacag aggagttgacTCCTCCTGTACAGCTGTTACAGATGGTGGTGTCCTGGATCCAAGACCAACCTCGATTGGTCCTCATCACTCTGCTGAACACGCCCCCCTCCTCCAGCCAGCCAATCGGCTCCCTGGACCTCACACCGCTGGCTGGGCTGGTGCGCTGGTGTGTCAAAGCCCCATTGGCTTACAGAAGAGACGGGAAGCAGGGCTTGGCCAATGGGACAACAGAGactgagctggaggcagggccTCTCTTCTCTGAGCTTCATCTCAGTGTTCTGCAG GTGTTGCTGCTCCTCCCGGGCGTTCTGAGAGAGAAGGGGCTTCTGGGTCGTCTGGCGTTGCTGCAGCCCGACCAGCTGActtctctgacctctgacctctctggTCTTCTGGAGGAGCTGAACCCTCTCCACTccgatacacagacacacatccagcTCACTCTGGATAGGCTGGCCCAGGCCCTGCAGGTCTCCATGGCAGCAGGGGCGCTGCTCTGCTCTAGAG AGGACCTGAGAGCGCTCTGTTCCCGCCTCCCACACAACAA TTTGCTCCAGATGGTGATGTCTGGTCCAGTGCAGCAGAGTGGATTCTACCCCCACATCCACACCCCTCCCCTGGGCTACAGCCCCCGGCCCGGCCCCTTAggacctcacccctcctctcactctcctcatccctccttcccttctcaaCCTTTCCTTCCGAGCCTGGCCTTTCCTTTCCGCCCCAGCCACTAA
- the LOC129842407 gene encoding integrator complex subunit 15-like isoform X2, which translates to MSALQELQLLEIMCSCFQEQSRDSVRQLIFSALFTLQGNQADESRMALLGKLVSMAIAVGRVPILECAATWLQRTHPVYCRRLARVLVDDYCSLLPGSVVPTLNNLSCSCPPFCCQFITAVTTLYDLSTEELTPPVQLLQMVVSWIQDQPRLVLITLLNTPPSSSQPIGSLDLTPLAGLVRWCVKAPLAYRRDGKQGLANGTTETELEAGPLFSELHLSVLQVLLLLPGVLREKGLLGRLALLQPDQLTSLTSDLSGLLEELNPLHSDTQTHIQLTLDRLAQALQVSMAAGALLCSREDLRALCSRLPHNNLLQMVMSGPVQQSGFYPHIHTPPLGYSPRPGPLGPHPSSHSPHPSFPSQPFLPSLAFPFRPSH; encoded by the exons atgAGTGCCTTACAGGAGCTGCAGCTGTTGGAGATCATGTGCAGCTGTTTCCAGGAACAGAGTCGCGACTCTGTGAGACAACTCATCTTCTCTGCCCTGTTCACTCTACAAG GTAACCAGGCTGACGAGAGTCGCATGGCGTTGCTCGGCAAGCTAGTCTCCATGGCGATCGCTGTGGGCAGGGTCCCCATCCTGGAGTGTGCTGCTACCTGGTTACAG CGGACCCACCCTGTCTACTGTAGAAGACTAGCCAGAGTGCTCGTGGATGACTATTGTTCACTACTTCCTGGTTCCGTGGTTCCAACACTCAACAACCTCAGCTGTTCCTGTCCTCCATTCTGCTGCCAGTTCATCACTGCTGTTACCACCCTGTATGACCtctctacag aggagttgacTCCTCCTGTACAGCTGTTACAGATGGTGGTGTCCTGGATCCAAGACCAACCTCGATTGGTCCTCATCACTCTGCTGAACACGCCCCCCTCCTCCAGCCAGCCAATCGGCTCCCTGGACCTCACACCGCTGGCTGGGCTGGTGCGCTGGTGTGTCAAAGCCCCATTGGCTTACAGAAGAGACGGGAAGCAGGGCTTGGCCAATGGGACAACAGAGactgagctggaggcagggccTCTCTTCTCTGAGCTTCATCTCAGTGTTCTGCAG GTGTTGCTGCTCCTCCCGGGCGTTCTGAGAGAGAAGGGGCTTCTGGGTCGTCTGGCGTTGCTGCAGCCCGACCAGCTGActtctctgacctctgacctctctggTCTTCTGGAGGAGCTGAACCCTCTCCACTccgatacacagacacacatccagcTCACTCTGGATAGGCTGGCCCAGGCCCTGCAGGTCTCCATGGCAGCAGGGGCGCTGCTCTGCTCTAGAG AGGACCTGAGAGCGCTCTGTTCCCGCCTCCCACACAACAA TTTGCTCCAGATGGTGATGTCTGGTCCAGTGCAGCAGAGTGGATTCTACCCCCACATCCACACCCCTCCCCTGGGCTACAGCCCCCGGCCCGGCCCCTTAggacctcacccctcctctcactctcctcatccctccttcccttctcaaCCTTTCCTTCCGAGCCTGGCCTTTCCTTTCCGCCCCAGCCACTAA